Proteins found in one Rhodobacter capsulatus SB 1003 genomic segment:
- a CDS encoding energy-coupling factor ABC transporter ATP-binding protein: MTPAFELQGVQFAYKGVPALNGLDLTLPLGRRTALLGANGSGKSTLLRLLDGLQFPAAGRISAFGTPLTEAMFTDEAAAIAFRRRVGFVFQNPEVQLFCPSVFDELAFGPLQLHWPKERIRARVARAIAQFGLGPLAGRPPHRLSGGEKKRVALASVLILDPEVLLLDEPTAALDPQATDDIAALLETEFGARNPGRTLIFSSHDLDLVARIADHVVVLEAGKVAAAGPAAEVLARTALLRRARLLPGFDGTAP; encoded by the coding sequence ATGACCCCCGCCTTCGAATTGCAGGGCGTGCAGTTCGCCTACAAGGGCGTGCCCGCGCTGAACGGCCTGGATCTGACGCTGCCCTTGGGGCGGCGCACGGCGCTTCTGGGGGCGAACGGCTCGGGCAAATCCACGCTGCTGCGGCTGCTCGACGGGCTGCAGTTCCCCGCGGCGGGGCGGATTTCGGCGTTCGGCACGCCGCTGACCGAGGCGATGTTTACAGACGAGGCCGCCGCCATCGCCTTTCGCCGCCGGGTGGGCTTCGTGTTCCAGAACCCCGAGGTGCAGCTTTTCTGTCCCTCGGTCTTCGACGAACTGGCCTTCGGACCGCTGCAGCTGCACTGGCCAAAGGAGCGCATCCGCGCCCGCGTGGCCCGGGCGATCGCGCAATTCGGCCTTGGCCCGCTGGCCGGGCGTCCGCCGCACCGGCTGTCGGGCGGCGAGAAAAAGCGGGTGGCGCTGGCCTCGGTGCTGATCCTCGATCCCGAGGTGCTGCTGCTGGACGAGCCCACCGCGGCGCTTGACCCGCAGGCGACCGACGACATCGCGGCGCTGCTGGAAACCGAATTCGGCGCCCGCAACCCGGGGCGCACGCTGATTTTTTCCAGCCATGATCTCGATCTGGTGGCGCGGATCGCCGATCATGTCGTGGTGCTGGAGGCGGGCAAGGTGGCGGCCGCGGGACCGGCCGCCGAGGTTCTGGCCAGGACCGCGCTGTTGCGCCGGGCCCGGCTGCTGCCCGGATTTGACGGCACCGCCCCCTGA
- a CDS encoding prenyltransferase/squalene oxidase repeat-containing protein — protein sequence MRAVLSRQTATGAFPSEVAGMEDETCFVTASVALCLDPVAHRPALDRALDFIESCEDPRLPGAFAFYPPRGRGPMLVRGLPPDADDTALAWLALLHGGRRGTDPARAAFDAGIAPAACLMVPGAAPPWVRRGAVRTWLIERGRDNPVDLAVNANVLALACRLGLAAHPVAQGAAASLAAAAAGGFDPARFARRLAPYYADVTELWFAVRRAAALDDGTLGPVLEPVLAWLAPVLGSRALALDKPLYCNDHGRPVWRAPVLQRARRTTPAPRLPHSDACAFKQTPAFFKQTPALSNKGDQHDVLFLGRA from the coding sequence ATGCGCGCGGTCCTGAGCCGCCAGACGGCGACCGGCGCCTTCCCGTCAGAGGTGGCGGGGATGGAGGACGAGACCTGTTTCGTCACCGCCAGCGTGGCCTTGTGCCTTGACCCGGTGGCGCATCGCCCGGCGCTCGACCGCGCGCTCGATTTCATCGAAAGCTGCGAGGATCCGCGGCTTCCGGGCGCTTTCGCCTTTTATCCGCCGCGGGGCCGCGGGCCGATGCTGGTGCGCGGCCTGCCGCCCGATGCCGATGACACCGCGCTGGCCTGGCTGGCGCTGCTGCACGGCGGGCGGCGCGGCACCGATCCGGCGCGGGCGGCCTTTGACGCCGGGATCGCCCCTGCTGCCTGCCTGATGGTGCCGGGCGCGGCCCCGCCCTGGGTGCGCCGCGGCGCGGTGCGGACCTGGCTGATCGAGCGCGGCCGCGACAATCCGGTCGATCTGGCGGTGAATGCCAATGTGCTGGCGCTGGCCTGCCGTCTGGGTCTGGCCGCGCATCCGGTGGCGCAGGGCGCCGCCGCCTCGCTGGCCGCCGCCGCCGCGGGCGGCTTTGATCCGGCCCGCTTCGCGCGGCGGCTGGCGCCCTATTATGCCGATGTGACGGAGCTTTGGTTCGCCGTCCGCCGCGCCGCCGCGCTGGACGACGGGACGCTTGGCCCCGTGCTGGAGCCGGTTCTGGCCTGGCTGGCGCCGGTGCTGGGCAGCCGGGCGCTTGCGCTCGACAAGCCGCTTTACTGCAACGACCACGGACGGCCGGTCTGGCGCGCGCCGGTGCTGCAACGCGCCCGCCGCACCACCCCCGCGCCCCGCCTGCCCCATTCCGACGCCTGCGCTTTCAAACAGACGCCCGCGTTTTTCAAACAGACGCCTGCGCTTTCAAACAAGGGAGACCAGCATGACGTTCTTTTCCTCGGCCGCGCTTGA
- a CDS encoding response regulator transcription factor, with protein sequence MTDPRCLLIVEDDPHLAETLASAFARRGHAVHTAPREEMAITLARRLRPSHAIVDLKLAEGSGLGVVKALAALDPPPAIVVLTGFAAVATAVEAIKLGATQYLAKPATVREIEAAFAHRAGMAMPEIETPQVGVKAQEWELIQRTLAETGFNVSETARRLGMHRRTLARKLAARKAAGEDLGGMIDFED encoded by the coding sequence ATGACTGACCCCCGCTGCCTTCTGATCGTCGAAGACGACCCGCATCTGGCCGAAACCCTTGCCAGCGCCTTCGCCCGGCGCGGCCATGCCGTCCATACCGCCCCGCGCGAGGAGATGGCGATCACCCTTGCCCGGCGGCTGCGGCCAAGCCATGCCATCGTCGATCTGAAACTGGCCGAGGGCTCGGGGCTGGGCGTCGTCAAGGCGCTGGCCGCGCTGGATCCGCCGCCCGCGATCGTGGTGCTGACGGGCTTTGCCGCGGTGGCGACGGCGGTCGAGGCGATCAAGCTTGGCGCCACGCAATATCTGGCGAAACCGGCGACGGTGCGCGAGATCGAGGCCGCCTTCGCGCACCGGGCGGGCATGGCGATGCCGGAAATCGAGACGCCGCAGGTCGGCGTGAAGGCGCAGGAATGGGAGCTGATCCAGCGCACCCTGGCCGAGACCGGCTTCAACGTCTCGGAAACCGCGCGCCGTCTCGGCATGCATCGCCGGACGCTGGCGCGCAAACTCGCCGCCCGCAAGGCGGCGGGCGAAGACCTGGGCGGCATGATCGATTTCGAGGACTGA
- the cbiQ gene encoding cobalt ECF transporter T component CbiQ produces MTDPSVVHARAPAPDRIGRLGAGVRGLMQHAEEAAGLAQRPGLLQGLDPRAKVAGAFALILAAVATRSLLVLLALFVLATALAAASQISPARLARQVWIVVLGFTGMIALPALILVPGTPVLSLPFGLAITEQGLRAAAFLTGRSETTATLALALVLTTPWPQVLKALRCLGVPRAAVMILGMTHRYIFVLADLALDLFEARRSRLVGRLSPAEARRLATGIAGALFERALALSSEVHLAMLARGWRGEVHLIDDFRFRPRDGGALVLAAAILAGVVWAGSVWP; encoded by the coding sequence ATGACCGACCCTTCTGTCGTCCATGCCCGCGCGCCTGCGCCCGACCGGATCGGGCGCCTTGGCGCGGGGGTTCGCGGCCTCATGCAGCACGCCGAGGAGGCCGCCGGTCTGGCGCAGCGCCCGGGCCTGCTGCAGGGCCTTGACCCGCGCGCCAAGGTGGCCGGGGCCTTCGCGCTGATCCTGGCGGCGGTGGCCACCCGGTCGCTTCTGGTGCTGCTGGCGCTGTTCGTGCTGGCCACCGCGCTGGCGGCGGCGTCGCAGATCTCTCCTGCCCGGCTGGCCCGTCAGGTCTGGATCGTCGTTCTGGGCTTTACCGGGATGATCGCACTGCCCGCGCTGATCCTCGTGCCCGGCACGCCGGTCCTTTCGCTGCCCTTCGGTCTGGCGATCACCGAACAGGGACTGCGCGCGGCGGCGTTCCTGACCGGACGGTCCGAGACCACGGCCACGCTGGCTCTGGCGCTGGTGCTGACGACGCCCTGGCCGCAGGTGCTCAAGGCGCTGCGCTGCCTTGGGGTGCCGCGGGCGGCGGTGATGATCCTTGGCATGACGCATCGCTACATCTTCGTGCTGGCCGATCTGGCGCTGGATCTGTTCGAGGCGCGGCGCAGCCGTCTGGTCGGGCGGCTCTCCCCCGCCGAGGCCCGCCGTCTGGCCACCGGCATCGCCGGGGCGCTGTTCGAACGCGCGCTGGCGCTGTCGAGCGAGGTGCATCTGGCGATGCTCGCCCGCGGCTGGCGCGGCGAGGTGCATCTGATCGACGATTTCCGCTTTCGCCCGCGCGACGGCGGGGCGCTGGTGCTGGCGGCGGCGATCCTTGCCGGGGTGGTCTGGGCCGGGAGTGTCTGGCCATGA
- a CDS encoding ABC transporter substrate-binding protein yields MKLASFAVLAALLLGPAAIPGPARAHDMITDLDGRTVMIHAVPKRVALGFYYEDYLAVTGPEGAAKIVSLSRAPWADWRPQQWAAYVKVFPALETLPDFGNADDNSFSVEALIASKPEVALLSTWQTAAIGAAGVKQIEDAGITLVALDYNAQTLERHLLSTRILGAVMGQPERAEQLAGIYAAKTQDTLARIAKAGPSHRKVYVELAQKGPDEIGNTYGKGMWAAVIDLVGGDNIAKGQIENWGPLSPEYVLASQPDVILLAGSEWKNKPQAVILGFGATEAAAQPKMAAYATRPGWADLPAVKQREVYGIYHGGNRTLSDFVYVRTVAKALYPEAFADVDPAAELRAYYQAWLPVVPEGVFVTKLQ; encoded by the coding sequence ATGAAACTTGCCTCTTTTGCGGTTCTGGCCGCGCTTTTGCTGGGCCCTGCCGCGATCCCCGGCCCCGCCCGCGCCCATGACATGATCACCGATCTGGACGGCCGGACGGTGATGATCCACGCCGTGCCCAAACGCGTCGCGCTGGGGTTTTACTACGAAGACTATCTGGCCGTGACCGGCCCCGAAGGCGCCGCAAAGATCGTGTCGCTGTCGCGCGCGCCCTGGGCCGACTGGCGGCCGCAGCAATGGGCCGCCTATGTGAAGGTCTTTCCGGCGCTCGAGACGCTGCCCGATTTCGGCAATGCCGATGACAACAGCTTTTCGGTCGAGGCGCTGATCGCCTCGAAGCCCGAGGTGGCGCTGCTCTCGACCTGGCAGACCGCGGCGATCGGCGCGGCGGGGGTGAAGCAGATCGAGGATGCGGGCATCACCCTTGTCGCCCTTGATTACAACGCGCAGACGCTGGAACGGCACCTGCTCTCGACCCGCATCCTCGGGGCGGTGATGGGGCAGCCCGAACGGGCAGAGCAGCTGGCCGGGATCTATGCGGCAAAGACGCAAGACACGCTGGCGCGGATCGCCAAGGCCGGGCCCTCGCATCGCAAGGTCTATGTCGAACTGGCGCAAAAAGGCCCCGACGAGATCGGCAACACCTATGGCAAGGGCATGTGGGCGGCGGTGATCGACCTGGTCGGCGGCGACAATATCGCCAAGGGGCAGATCGAGAACTGGGGGCCGCTTTCGCCGGAATATGTGCTGGCCAGCCAGCCTGACGTGATCCTGCTGGCCGGGTCGGAATGGAAGAACAAGCCGCAGGCGGTGATCCTGGGCTTTGGCGCGACCGAGGCGGCGGCGCAGCCGAAGATGGCGGCCTATGCGACGCGGCCCGGCTGGGCCGATCTGCCGGCGGTGAAACAGCGCGAGGTCTACGGGATCTATCACGGCGGCAACCGCACGCTGTCGGATTTCGTCTATGTCCGCACCGTCGCCAAGGCGCTTTATCCCGAGGCCTTCGCCGATGTCGATCCGGCGGCAGAGCTGCGCGCCTATTATCAGGCCTGGCTGCCGGTGGTCCCCGAGGGCGTCTTCGTGACGAAACTGCAATGA
- the cbiM gene encoding cobalt transporter CbiM, with protein MHIPDGYLSPVTCAVTFAATVPFWYVSMRKLDRDLNGQHLPLVALVAAFSFVIMMFNLPIPGGTTAHAAGIGIAAVLLGPWAAVPAISVALLIQAIFFGDGGITAFGANCLNMAVVGPMVAAAVYALGTRGAAIGSRRRVIMAGLASYAGLNAAALLAAVEFGVQPLFFHDAAGAPLYAPYPLSVAVPAMALTHLTIAGAAEFIVTAGLVAWLQRSNPELLAPRRAPAAPERHLRLWAGIGALVVLCPLGLIAAGTAWGEWGAEDFTSEAGRAAMAGASGGVAPPAGLPGGFARLAELWSAPLPDYAPAFVQNAPLGYVLSALLGVALIVAGIGLSAGLRALTRRAG; from the coding sequence ATGCATATTCCCGACGGCTATCTGAGCCCGGTGACCTGTGCCGTCACCTTCGCGGCCACGGTTCCGTTCTGGTATGTGTCGATGCGCAAGCTGGACCGCGACCTGAACGGGCAGCATCTGCCGCTGGTTGCGCTGGTCGCGGCGTTCAGCTTCGTGATCATGATGTTCAACCTGCCGATTCCGGGCGGCACGACGGCCCATGCGGCGGGGATCGGCATCGCGGCGGTGCTTCTCGGCCCCTGGGCGGCGGTGCCGGCGATCTCGGTGGCGCTGCTGATCCAGGCGATCTTCTTTGGCGATGGCGGCATCACCGCCTTTGGCGCCAATTGCCTGAACATGGCGGTGGTCGGGCCGATGGTCGCCGCGGCGGTCTATGCGCTTGGCACGCGGGGGGCGGCGATCGGGTCGCGGCGGCGGGTGATCATGGCCGGGCTGGCGAGCTATGCGGGGCTGAACGCCGCGGCGCTGCTGGCGGCGGTCGAATTCGGCGTCCAGCCGCTGTTTTTCCACGATGCCGCCGGGGCCCCGCTTTATGCGCCCTATCCGCTGTCGGTCGCGGTGCCCGCCATGGCGCTGACCCATCTGACGATCGCCGGCGCGGCCGAGTTCATCGTCACCGCCGGGCTTGTCGCCTGGCTGCAGCGCAGCAACCCCGAGCTGCTGGCGCCGCGGCGGGCCCCCGCCGCGCCGGAGCGCCACCTGCGGCTCTGGGCGGGGATCGGCGCGCTTGTCGTGCTCTGCCCGCTCGGGCTGATCGCCGCGGGCACGGCCTGGGGCGAATGGGGCGCAGAGGATTTCACCTCCGAGGCGGGCCGGGCCGCGATGGCCGGGGCCTCGGGCGGGGTCGCCCCTCCGGCGGGGCTGCCGGGCGGGTTCGCGCGGCTTGCCGAGCTCTGGTCGGCGCCGCTGCCCGATTACGCCCCCGCCTTCGTGCAGAACGCGCCGCTTGGCTATGTGCTGTCGGCGCTGCTGGGCGTGGCGCTGATCGTGGCCGGGATCGGGCTGAGCGCGGGTCTGCGGGCACTGACCCGGCGCGCGGGCTGA
- a CDS encoding ABC transporter ATP-binding protein encodes MLTLDLPALSRGATPVLAPCRLTLAAGEVLALVGPNGAGKTTLLQAIAGLAPERVRRRLGNADLARAEIGFLPQAFAVRATLTVLDCILLGRREALGLRVAPRLIAEAEALLLRLGLADLADRPMIDLSGGQQQRVLIAQRLFRRPKLLLLDEPTSALDLHHQLEVMALLRAQAQATGAPVLAALHDLSLAARHADRVLVLAGGRLLSEGPPEAVLTPDCLARHWRITPEILRDRDGKPVIVPHLPSC; translated from the coding sequence ATGCTGACACTTGATCTGCCCGCCCTGTCCCGCGGCGCGACGCCGGTTCTGGCGCCCTGCCGTCTGACGCTGGCCGCGGGCGAGGTGCTGGCCCTGGTCGGTCCGAATGGCGCGGGAAAGACCACGCTCTTGCAGGCGATCGCGGGGCTGGCGCCGGAACGGGTGCGCCGACGGCTGGGGAACGCCGATCTGGCGCGCGCGGAAATCGGCTTTCTGCCGCAGGCCTTTGCGGTGCGCGCGACGCTGACGGTGCTCGACTGCATCCTGCTGGGGCGGCGCGAGGCGCTGGGGCTGCGCGTCGCGCCGCGCCTGATCGCCGAGGCGGAGGCGCTGCTCCTGCGCCTTGGCCTGGCCGATCTGGCCGACCGGCCGATGATCGACCTGTCGGGCGGCCAACAGCAGCGGGTGCTGATCGCGCAGCGCCTGTTTCGCCGCCCGAAGCTGCTGCTGCTCGACGAGCCGACCTCGGCGCTTGATCTGCATCATCAGCTGGAGGTGATGGCGCTTTTGCGGGCCCAGGCGCAGGCGACGGGCGCGCCGGTTCTGGCGGCGCTGCACGATCTGAGCCTGGCGGCGCGCCATGCCGACCGGGTTCTGGTGCTGGCCGGGGGGCGGCTTCTGTCCGAGGGCCCGCCCGAGGCGGTGCTGACGCCGGACTGTCTGGCGCGGCACTGGCGCATCACCCCCGAGATCCTGCGCGACCGCGACGGCAAGCCGGTGATCGTGCCGCATCTGCCGTCCTGCTGA
- a CDS encoding sensor histidine kinase — MPSAEDQETEHRSLRETGLLLVQIRWMAIGAQILATLFAARVLGLPLPLERMALIIAGLVGFNLIIAASLRRDRRPPDAVLAAQLGIDTLSLAALLALSGGAANPFVVLLLVPLLLALSLCAPAAALPIYLVSNLSVWALVTLVPAPAGGPGSALVPAFVLTSTLMAWFVLRLRLAAAARARAIEALRKAKAEADQLAGLGLLASGMAHELGTPLTTLAVTLDDWAEVGPPEGPAAKAELDRMIAQLHRCRAIVSRTLRAAGRERLEAAAAVPAEAEIRRILALWSGARGRSRVPVVAGASLRGARMLSAPVLEAALINLLDNAESAAPGTVAAELLGRGGQMILSLTDRGPGFPDFVLTGPAAPFVTGSGAPGRGLGLFLARNAIDRLGGRMELRNTPTGAEVQIAFPLLDPPLTDETPHD; from the coding sequence ATGCCGAGCGCCGAAGACCAGGAAACCGAGCACCGCTCGCTGCGCGAAACCGGCCTGCTGCTGGTGCAGATCCGCTGGATGGCGATCGGGGCGCAGATCCTCGCGACGCTTTTTGCCGCCCGCGTTCTGGGCCTGCCGCTGCCGCTGGAGCGGATGGCGCTGATCATCGCCGGGCTGGTGGGGTTCAACCTGATCATCGCGGCGTCGCTGCGCCGCGACCGGCGCCCGCCCGATGCCGTGCTGGCGGCGCAACTGGGCATCGACACGCTGTCGCTGGCGGCGCTTCTGGCGCTTTCGGGCGGGGCGGCCAATCCCTTCGTGGTGCTGCTTCTGGTGCCGCTGCTGCTGGCGCTGTCGCTTTGCGCCCCGGCGGCGGCGCTGCCGATCTATCTGGTGTCGAACCTGTCGGTCTGGGCGCTGGTGACGCTGGTGCCCGCGCCCGCGGGCGGGCCGGGCAGCGCCCTTGTGCCCGCCTTCGTGCTGACCTCGACGCTGATGGCCTGGTTCGTGCTGCGGCTGCGGCTGGCCGCCGCCGCCCGCGCCCGCGCGATCGAGGCCCTGCGCAAGGCCAAGGCCGAGGCCGATCAGCTGGCGGGGCTTGGCCTTCTGGCCTCGGGGATGGCGCATGAGCTGGGCACGCCGCTGACCACGCTTGCGGTCACGCTCGACGACTGGGCCGAGGTCGGCCCGCCCGAGGGCCCGGCGGCGAAAGCCGAGCTGGACCGGATGATCGCGCAGCTGCACCGCTGCCGGGCGATCGTGTCGCGCACCTTGCGGGCGGCGGGGCGGGAACGTCTGGAAGCCGCCGCCGCCGTGCCCGCCGAAGCCGAAATCCGGCGCATCCTGGCGCTCTGGAGCGGCGCGCGGGGCCGGTCGCGGGTGCCGGTGGTGGCCGGCGCCAGCCTGCGCGGGGCGCGGATGCTCTCGGCCCCGGTGCTGGAAGCGGCGCTGATCAACCTGCTCGACAATGCCGAAAGCGCCGCCCCGGGCACGGTCGCGGCCGAGCTCTTGGGCCGGGGCGGGCAGATGATCCTGAGCCTGACCGACCGCGGCCCGGGCTTTCCCGATTTCGTCCTGACCGGCCCGGCCGCGCCTTTCGTGACCGGGTCCGGGGCGCCGGGGCGCGGCCTCGGGCTGTTTCTGGCGCGCAATGCGATCGACCGTCTGGGCGGGCGGATGGAGCTGCGCAACACCCCCACCGGCGCCGAGGTGCAGATCGCCTTTCCGCTGCTCGATCCCCCCCTGACCGACGAGACGCCGCATGACTGA